GTCGCGTCCGTGGTCCCCGTGGGTGACGAAAACGTAGGCGAGCCGTCCTGGCCCGTCGCCGACGAGTTCGAGCGCGATCTGGCAGAGGAAGCGCATCGGCGTGCCCCAGGCCGCGCTGAGCGGCCACTGCGGCGGCCCGAGCCAGGTGGGCTGACCGCCGAACTTGGTGATCGGCTCGGTCACGGGCGTCTCGGCGCGGCGGTAGTCCACGATTCGCCACACGGCAACCATGGCGCAGACCGTAACAGGGTCCCGCACTTTTCGCGGTGCGCTGACTGGTGATCGTTGCTCAGCGACCGCAATGGGCGGGGCACCCCGTCCGCATCCGGGGTACGCGCTCGCTCCGGCGAGTCGCGCTGCCGCACCGAATGTGGTCGCGGCGCCGTGCCCGGATCCGTACGCTGACGCGGCTGACCACAATGGAGGAACCTGTATGCGCTGTCAGACCTGCTATGCCGAAGCGGCGCCGACGACCCTGGACTGTGCGGTGTGCGGCACCCCCAAGGGTGCCCCGGCGGTTATTCCGGGGGCGCGAACGTACCGTCTGACCGGCGTCGGACGGGCGGCATCGATTGTGGTCGGTCTCGTGGTCGTGTTCGATTTGCTGATCGCGCTCTGGCCGGTCGTGGGAGGTCTGTTGGCCGAGCGCGCCATGCGTGACCTCGACCCGGACGCGATCACCGGGGCTGCCCTCGTCTCGGCCCTGGTCGAACTGGTGTCCCTGGTGCCGTTGACCGCTGCCGGCGTGCTGGTCATCGTCTGGTGTTTCCGGGCGCGGGCAAATCTGGATGCGTTCCCGGGTGCCGTGCCGGCGCTGCGGAAGGGCTGGGCGGTCGCCGGCTGGCTGGTGCCGGTGGCGAACCTCATCGTTCCGGCGCGGGTGATGGCGGGAATCGCCCGGGACAGCCTGTGGCGGTCGAGCACGCCAGCCCTGGTGCGGATCTGGTTCGGCAGTTGGCTTCTCTACCTGTTTGTGGGCCAGGTCCGTACGCTCTCCGACAACCAGACCTTCGAAGCGTTGCCGACGACACTCTACGGTCCTGACGACTACCAGTTGTACGTCGACTACTACTCCGCGGCGCTGGGGCCGAATCTGCTGGTGGCGTTGCTCGGCGTGGCCGCTGGCGTGTCCCTGATTCTGCTGGTCACCCGGGTGTCGGCCGCACAGGACACCCGAATCGAGCGTGGCCTGCCGGCCGTCCCGGTAATGCCCGGCATGCCCATGGCCAGCGCCTGAGTGATTCCGCGCTCCCGTTGGAGGGGCGTCGAGAACGTCGGTGAACGGCTGAGGGCTCCTGTCGCCTCCGAGTACGGAGTCGGCAGGAGCCCTCTGTGCGTACTGCTGGAGTCGGGTCGGCGATCTGCCCCGAGAACTGCTGTAGCGTCCGCTTGTGCCGATCAAGCGCGGAATGCGCGAATCGCGAGCACGGCGAAGCGGCGGGAGGCCGCAACCCGGGCGTTTGTCGATGTGGCGTGCAGGCCGCCGTTTGCCATCAGCATGAGGATGAGGTCGTCCAGGATGAAGTCGGGCCGCAGGTGGCCGGTCTCCTTGGCGCGGCGCGCAAGCTCCGCGAGCGAGGCGAGCGCGTGTTCGCGTCCCGTGGCCAGATCGACAGCGTGCGGAAAGGCCGAGGTGAACGCCGTGGTGAAGCCCCGGTTTCGTGCGTGCAGCTCGCAGAGCTTCTCGATCACGAGGCAAAAGCCCTGCCACGGATCCGGGTGAGCCAGCCCCTCCTCGGCAATGGCGTGGCACGCGTACATCTGCTCCGCGAAGGCCTCGGCGGCCAGCGCCTGCTTGGTGGGGAAGCGGCGGTACAGGGTCGCGGGGCCGACCCCGGCGCGCCGGGCTATCTCGCGCATCGGCACGTCCAGGCCTTCGGTGGCGAACACCGCCCGAGCCGCGTCGAGGATGCGCTCGCGGTTGTCCTGCGCGTCCGAACGCAACGTCTGAGGCAAACGGTCGATCACTCTCTCACTTTAGCTAAACGGACGCTGGCGTCCGCTAGCGTCCCCGGTAATCAGGGTCTCCCCACAACGGGTTGATCCAAGTTAGGAAAAGGAACAACAGTGAAGGCAGTTGCGATCAAGGAGTTCGGGGGTCCCGAAGGGCTGGCGGTCATCGACATCCCAGACCCGGCTCCCGCTCGGGGGCAGGTGTTGATCGCCAGTGAGGCGATCGGCGTCGGCGGCGCCGACGTCATGATCCGAAGAGGTGCTCTTGCCGCCTACGGCTTCCGGCAGGGCCATGTCCCAGGCGGCGAGGTCGCGGGCACGGTGACCTCGGTGGGCGATGACGTCGACCCCGCATGGGTCGGGCGGCGCGTGTGGGCGTTCACCGGTACGGGCGGCGGCTACGTCGAGCAGGCGATCGCGTCGATCGGAGAGGTGCTGCCCCTCCCGGCAACCCTTTCCGCTGTCGATGCCGTAACGCTCGGGAGCTCCGGGGTCGTGGCCCACTTCGGTCTGACCCACGCTCACTTCAAGTCGGGCGAGGCCGTGCTGGTGCGCGGCGCGGCAGGCAGCATCGGGATCATGACGGTCCAGCTCGCGGCTCTAGGTGGTGCCAGCTCCGTGGCAGTCACCACCTCCTCCCCCGAACGTGGTCGTCGGCTGCGCGACCTCGGCGCGACCCACGTGCTGGACCGAACAGGAAGAGGAGGACCGGGCGACCCCGTGGGCTACGACGTCATCATTGACGTCGTAGCAGGTGAGGAGATGCCTTCGTTTTTCGACAGGCTCAACCCCAACGGTCGACTCGTGGTCGTCGGCGCGGTCGGGGGCCAGCCGCCGGCAGACTTCGGTACGGGGTTGATGGCCGCATTTCAGAAGTCGATGTCCTTCGCTACCTTCAGTGCCGCAACGGTAACGGAGTCCGCCCGACGTGCCGTGCGGGTGGAGCAGTTCGCCGCCGTGGGTCGTGGCGAACTCCGGACGGTGGTGCACGAGATCCTGCCGCTGGAGCACGCCGTACTGGCGCACCAGAAGATGGATGCTGGTGAGGTCTTCGGGAGGATCGTGCTGATCCCGTAGTCACCCGGTCAGCACAGCCGACTGTCGCGACCGTCGCCGCACCGCTGGGGGGCCCGGCGTCCGCAGACGTGATGCGCACGTGGTTCGCCGAATACACCGACGACGAGGACTGAGTCAGTGTGGTGCCCAACGTCCTGGTCAGTAGTGACACGACCGACCGCAGGTCGGGCGGCAAGGAGCGGCGCAGCCTTCCAGAAGGACGAGACCATCAGTGCCTGACGTCATACTGCGCCTGTCCCACGATTTTGACGAAGCCGAGCTACATGCCGACACCGACCGGCTGGAACGTCTACTAACAGACGACTTCGTTTCCATCGGTGAACGGGGATTCGTCTTGAACAAGGAACAGTGGATCGCCCGTCATGGCGATTTCCGGCTTATCAGCTGCCTGACCACCGATGCCCACGTCCGGCGCTACGATCGCACCGCGATCCTCCATGGTGCACAGCGTGTCGAGGCGACGTGGCTCGGCGAACGCATGGCCCTGAGCGTTCGATTCAGTCAGGTGTGGGTGCAGCAGGCAGACACCTGGCTGCTTGCATCAATCCAGTTCAGTACACTTTCCGCCGATTGACACGGCTGGTGTGCTCGCCGCAGGTGGGGCACCTCCGCCCGCCGGCCGTGTGACCGTGCGCCGACCTCCTGACACGTGGCGGCCACGACGGGAGCGACTTCGACACACCAGCCCTATCCTGTGGTATGCCCGCCTGTGATATCTGCAACGAGCCACCTGGCCCGAGCGCGCAGCGATACTCTGCGGCGCAACTGCGCTCGGCCGTCGACACCGGCTACCGGCCGGAGGCCGCCATCGAGCACCACAAGCGTCTGGCCAGCCAGCTCGGGCTCAACCTGAGCGACGACCACTGGTTCGGAGAGTGGGTCGCGCAGGTGCGCCGGGACCAGACGGACTGGCTACTGTGTCAGTCCTGCGGGACCGGACTCGAGGCGCACTTCCAGCGGCGCGCGGACGTCCCACCGCAACTGCCGCCGCCGCGCCGGCGTCTGTTCGGCTGGCGCCGGTAGCCCCCGCCCGGGTCCGACGGTCTCCGGTCCAGCAACCTTCCGGGGCCCGATCTCCTGGGCGCGGTGACGGCGTAAGCCGGCGAGTGATCGTGGGGCAGCGAACAGTGAGTGTTGTCGATACGGTGATCGTGGCGCACCGGCCGGTGCGCTCGCCGCACCACATGACGGGGAGTTTCATGCTGCTCAGACGCTTGACGACGATTGGTTTCGCCGCCGCGCTCATCAGCGCGACCGTGCTGACGACCGCCGCCACGTCGGCTCAGGCGGCACCGACCAGTGTGACGTCGTACTCGTTCGCCAGCGAGGCTGGCGACTACATCGGCAGCGGGCAGACCCGCGCCTACCAGGCGCCGTCGGCCGACATCCAGCTGTCCGGCACCGCCGGGCACGTGACGATGCGGGTCGAGGCCGGTTCGGAGTGGTGGAGGGTCGAGCTGGCCGCGCCGAACGGTGACGTACTCCGGCCCGGGCGGTATCTGGACGCGGAACGGGCCGCCTTCCGTACCGGCCGCTCGCCGGGACTTGATGTGTCGGGGACCGGGCGAGGCTGCAACCAGGTGTACGGCAACTTCTGGATCGATCAGATCGGCGTCGCCGCCGACGGTACGGTGACGATGCTGGACGCGCGATTCATTCAGCAATGCGAGTCGGAGACCGCGCCGCGCTTGCAGGGGACGGTGAAGTTCGCCGCGTACCCGTTGTCGTACCGGTTCGTCAGCGATGCCGGGGACTACGTCGGGGGCGGGACCACCAAGTCGTACACGAACGCCACGTCGGTGTTCGACCTCAGGGGTGATGCGAACGGTGTGTCGTACTCCGTGTCCGGTCAGCGCGACGACTGGACGGTCGACCTGTACCCGCCCGCGGGCGAGACGCTGCGGGTGGGGACCTACACCGGCGCTCAGCGCTACCCGTTCAACGACGCCGGTCGCCCCGGCCTGTCAGTGAGCGGCAACGGGCGCGGCTGCAGCACGCTGACCGGGCAGTTCACGATCCAGGAGATCGCGTTCGACGCCTCGGGTGAGGTGATCGCACTGTTCGCGACGTACGAGCAGCACTGCGAGGGCGGTACGCCCGCCCTGCGCGGTACCATCCGCTACTTCGCCTAGGCGAGCGGGGGCGCGACCACGCGGTCGCGTCCCCCGTCACCAACCCGGCCGTACTCACGCCTCGGACCACGGCGATCGTTCCTCGGCCGTGATGGCGACGTAGGCAACAGCAGGAGACCGACATGCGCAAATTGATCGCAGATGAATGGATGACCCTCGACGGGGTCGTTCCAGGCCCCCGGCTACGACGGGGAGGACAGTGACGGCGGCTTCCAGCACGGTGGCTGGCACATGCGTCACATGGACGAGATGACGACGAGCTGGGTCACCAAGACCACTGTCGAAACCGGTGGTTTCCTTTTCGGCCGCCGCACCTACGAGATCTTCGCGTCGTTCTGGCCGACCGCTCCCGACGAGCTCGCCACGGACGCTGCGCCAGTTCGTGGCGGAGGAGATCACCGGCCCACTCGGCGCCGACTTCCAGTTCGGGGTGGCCGACCGGGACCTGCACCGCGTTGCGGACATCGTCCCGCCGCCACCCGTGTCGCTCGATCTGGAGGCACTCGACAGGGGCAGTCCGGCGTACCGCACCTTCACCGGCCCGGTCGTGGCGCCGGAGGACGCCAACACGGCGGGCTGGCGGGCCGCCGAGATCGGCGCCGGCAACGGCCACGGCAATGCCCGCTGCTGTTGCCCGCATCCTGTCCGTACTGACCCTCGGCAGGATGGTCGATGGCGTACGTCTGCTGTCGGAGCGCACCGCCGAGCTGATCCTCGCCGAGCAGACCGCCGGCACCGACCTGGTCAATGGTTTGTACCTGCGGTGGGGGCTCGGTTTCGCGCTGAGCGACCCTCGGACGCTGCCGTGGGTGCCGGCCGGCCGGATCGGCTACTGGGGTGGCTGGGGCGGCTCGATGGCGATCGTGGACCTGGACCGGCGTATGACCATCAGCTACGTGATGAACAGGGTGGGCGGCGGCATTCTCGGGTCCGACCGGGCTGAGGAGTACGTGATCGCCGCCTACCGCGCCGTCGCCACCATCTGCGTACCCGACAGTCAATCTGCTTGCCGGGCCGATCCGTTCCGGCAGTGACTGGACGTGGGGTCAATCGCGCTGTCGCAGGGGTGTTCGTGGTGGCAGCGCACCGGCACGGGCCGCTCCGAGCGCGATCTTCGCGGCTTGGTCGGCGATGGCCTGGTCGAGGGGCTCGGAAGTGACCAGCAGCCGTAGGTAAATCGGCGCGATGAGGGCTTTGACCAGTTCGGCCGGGTCGGTGTCCTCCGGCAGGTCCCCGCGCTGGACGGCACGCATGATGACCGGCTCGGCCCGGCGTATGCGGTCGGCGAAAAAACGACGTTTGACCTCAACGATTTCAGGTATGTGGGCGGCCCCGACGAGCATCGTGCTGATGATGGTCTGCCCGGTGGTGCTGGTCAACGTACTGATCAATGATTGTGCCAGTTCCCGTAGGTCGCCGTCGATGCTGCCCGTATCGGGGATCGGGACGTCGGTTGCGATGCGGTCGGTGATCGCGTCAACGACCAGGGTCTCCCGATCTCGCCAGCGCCGGTAGATGGTTGTCTTGTTCACGCCAGCTCGCTGGGCCACGTTGTCGATACTCAGGGCGGCGTAACCGTCCCCGCCGAGTTCGACAAGCGTTGCGGCGAGGACAACGTTGCGCACCTTCTGCCCGCGACCAACCGGCCGTGGTTTGGCGGCCGGGGCGCTCTCCCGTATCAACGCAACTCCTTGTTGCTCAGCGACATGTGAGGTGGCACGATCACTGTATCGCAACTCCATGTTGCGATAGCGTGCAGACCGCCAACTGGTCCATCGAACGACAGGAAGAGCATGTGGCCGCCCATGGAACCTTTACCGACTGGCTTCGGCTGCACGCCATCACCGCCGACTCGCTGGACCCGGAGGCACCGCTCGACGACCTTGAGCCGCTGCGCGAAATGATCGGCACCGCCCGTGTCGTGGCGATCGGCGAGAACGCCCATCACGTGCGGGAGTTCTATCTGCTGCGACACCGCCTGCTGCGATTCCTCGTTGAACGCTGCGGGTTCACTGCCTTCGCGTTCGAGGCGCCGTTCACGGAAGCCCACGCCATCGACGCCTGGGTCCAGGGCGGTCCGGGAACGGTTCACGAGGTTGCCGCCGTAGGTGCGGGCGCCGGCAACCTCGGGCGTTGTGCCGAGATGTACGACCTCTTGACCTGGATGCGTGAACACAACCGCGACGCGGCGACTCCATTGCGGTTCGCCGGGAGCATCATCTCCTCCCGCCAACCGGCGCTCGCCGCCGTCGCCGATTACCTGCGGTGGGCCGACCGCGACGCTTTGCCCTTGCTGGAGCAGATTCGCACCCTTGCCAAGGCATTCCACCACACCTCGATCTTCAGGGTCCTAGACCAGTACACCGCTTCGGAGCACGCCGTTCAGGACGCCATGACCGCCACGATCAGCCGGCTGCTGGGTCGGATGGAAACGATGACCGCCTACCAGTGCAGCCAGGGACGGGAACGCGAGCACGCCACCGCGCTGCAGCACCTGCGTGGTGTCTGGTACGGCGATCACTCCCTACGCGACTTCGCCGGGCGCGGTATTCCCACCGGCTCGGCCGCCGCCGATGCCTTCCTGGCCGAGTCCGTGCTACGGCTCCTCGCCGACGGCCCATCCGACGGCAGAATCCTGCTGGCCGTGCACAACTGCCACATCCGCAAGACCGTGGTCGCCCACGAGGGAGCGTTCGGGCTCTTCCCTGCGGGCTACCACCTCGCCCAGGCGCTCGGTGAGGACTACATCGCCATCGCCGCCACCAGCGGTGGTGGCCGTACCGCAGAGGTGCGCCCCGAGTCAGGACATCCGTTGGGTTTCCAGGTCCACGATCACGCCCAGCCACCACTCCCAGGCACCAGTGTCGAGTCGACATTCGTTACCGAATCGCCCCTGACCATCGCCGACCTGCGCACCGCCCGCCGAGCCGTGACCGACAGCCACACCTTCCAACAGATGCGCATGGAGCACTACCTCACCGACGTGGACGTGTTCGACGCGTACGACGCCATCGCCTACATCCCGTACACCACCTGCACCGACTACGTCGACGCCCAACCTCAATCAACCACACAGCAGCCATAGCCACGGCCGCACCCGCAGGTGTCTGTGGACTTAAGGGCTCTGTCTCAACTTCACGAGACAGGCCCTTCGGCGTTCGCTGGGGGTCGGGAAGTGTCTACGTCTGCCCAGAGGAATCGTGCTTGTCCTCTCCTAGGGGATCGCGGTCCATGCGGCCTTCGGAGCCAGCCGGGCCGACCTGCAACGCCTCGCCGATCTGGCCCTCACCCGACTGCCATGGGAGTGAATCAGGCCTGGGCTTCGGCTAGCGGAGTCCGCGTAGGACCATCTCGACCAGGGCGTCGACGTCGGCGTCGGCCATCGGTTCGCCCGTCATGCCCATCCGGTGGAGCAGGGTTCCGACAACGACATCGATGAAGAAGAGCACTCGGTTCTCCGGTTCGCCCAACGCGTCCTGAAGCGCGAGCCGGTAGGGGTCCTGCAGTTGGCTGGCAAGGATCTGGCGCAGGGCCGGATCGTTGACCGCATCGGTGAACACGCCGGCGAACGCCGCGCCGATCCCGGCCTCGCCGATCTTCGCCGCGGTCCAGCGGATAGCTGACGACATGACCTCCTCTCGGTTGGCGCCTTTCAACGGCGCCGGGCCGAAGGCGTCGAGGAGGCAGGCGGTGATCAGCGCGCCTTTGGATGGCCAGCGACGGTAGATCGTGGTTTTCGCGACGCCGGCCGCGGCGGCGATCCGGTCCACAGTGGCGTGTGCGTAGCCGAGCTCGTGGACCGTGCGCAGCGTTGCTGCGAAGACCGTGGCGTCGACGCCGGAGCGGGGACGGCCGGGTGGTCTGGTGGATGCGGTTGCTCGGGCCATAGCCACACGATAGCCGGTTACGCTACCGTGGGTATCGATACCATAAGTAGCGTAATCCGGGGAGGGTGTATGAACGACAAGACCGGTAGACGGCAGCCGCCGTTGGGCATCCGGGTGCTGCATGCCCTGCGAAAGGAGCCGGACTGGTTGACGATGCCAACCGAGGCGCTGGACGCCTTTCGCGAGGCGGAGAACCGCAGGCGGGCTTCGCCTCTGGCACGAGTGATCACCGGGTTTCCGGACCGCAGGGCCACCATCGGCTGGCAGCAACTGGCACTGCCGGACCGTGTTGTCCGGGTCCGGGTGTACCGGTCCTCACCCGGACCCGGCGGCCCGGACGCTGGCCCGGTCGGCCTGCCGCTTGTGCTCCACGTGCACGGCGGCGGATTCGTGGGCACGGCGGCGCAGAGCGACTGGGTGAACAGTCACCTCGCCGGGCGACTGCCCGCGGTGGTCGTGTCGGTCGAGCACCGGCTCCTCGCCCCGGGAACCCCGTTGTCGGCGGCGGTCGACGACGGCTGGGACGTGCTGCGCCACGTGGTCGAGCACGCCAAGCAGTGGGGAATCGACCCGGCACGGATCGCTGTCCTCGGGGAAAGTACCGGTGCCATGGTCGCTGCCCTGGCCGCTGTCCGGGCCAGGGACTCCGACCTGGTGCTGCGGGCCCAGGTACTGGTCAACCCCTGTGTCGATCTGACCTCGACGGCGTTCGACCACACCTCGGTAAGCGAGCACGCCAACAGCCCGACCCTCACCGTGACGCAACTGGAGCTACTCCGCCGGCTTGCCGTACCGGAAGGTACGGATCCGCGTGCCGTGTCGCCGCTGTACGCCGACAACCTGAGCGGGCTGGCCCCGGCGCTTGTGGTGGTGCCGACACTCGACCCGCTGGCGGATCACGGACGTACGTACGCCGAGCGGCTGCGCGAGGCCGGGACGCCGACGAGGCTCACCGAACATCCCGGCGCGACACACGCGTTCCTCAGCATGCCGGGCGTGGTGCCACAGGCGAAGGTCGCACGGGCGCAGATCGCCGAGTTCCTCCGCGACCATCTCGCTGAATGACGGGTCCCACGCCCGCCAGGGCCAACCCCAGCCGCTCCGGTGCTCGTCCGGCGCGGTTGCGGGTCAAACCGCGCTGCGGCCGCAAACCGGCTGCCGCCCGTGAGGAGACGCGACCACGCGGAGTCTGGACCGGTAGGCAGGGCGAGCAGACGGAGGGCGGGGACCGATGCCGGTCCCCGCCCTCCGCCCGATCACCGCAGGCCGAAGGCCCGGGTGATGCTCTGATCGATGCTGTTACCGCTGCCGTCCCGGGCGGTGGCGCGCAGGGTGACGAACCCTGCCGTACGCGGGGCGTCGATCCGGGTACGCCAACCGTCGCCCTTGCGCTGGAGCTTGGCGTGGTGCCACGTGGCACCGTCGTCGTAGGACACGTCCAGCGTCACCGTGCGGATGGCGGACGCCTCGGTCGCCATCGGCAGGTGCAGTGCGGTGACGGTGAGATCGGCGTTGCGCTTCGCCTTGCCGTCGACATCGGTGTCGATGGCGTAGTCGAGCTGGATCAGGGCCGGGTTCCACCACAGGACGCCCGGGCTGACCCTGCCGGAGGTGAAGCCCCATTCCGTCCTGGTGGCGGTGGAGTACGGCCCGGCCCAGGCGTCACGCCTGTTCTCCGACACGAGTCGGTACGGCAGCGGCTCCGGACTGAGCGTGTCGCTGCCCAACATCATCTGGTAGCGGTCGGTCTCGCCGACGAGCGTGTTGCCCTGGTAGAGCCGCAGGACGTTGTCGACGGCGAAGTTGCCGGAGGTACTGCCCTCGTGCGCGGTGCCCGAGTCGCCCCAGCCGGGGATCAGTGCGGAGATCGCGTCACCGTCCCCCCGGAAGACGGTGCTGGCCGTCAGCAGCCGGGGCCGTTGCACCGGGCCGAACCATCGCTCCTCCTGGACCGAGCCGGCCCGGTAGACGGTGGGGGCCGACTGCTGGCTCTGCTCATCCGGCACCTGGACGTTCGTGGACCATTGCGTCCCGGCGGTGACCCAGTCGGTGCGCTCGCCGCGTGCCGGGACCTCGTGGTAGTCGATGCCACTCAACGTCCCCGACGGGGTGACGCCGGAGCGCATCTCCAGCGCCCGGCCGGATCGCCAGTTGCGGAAGGACATGTCGACTCGGGCCAGGTCGCGCGGAGTGACCCGCTCAGCAAGGTCAGCCGGAACAGCACCGGTGTAGTTGTGGACCAGGTCGTAGACGTACTCGGTGGTCGGGTGGGAGGTGACGTCGAGCCGGACCCGCCGTTCGTGCCTGATCCGGGCGATCAGCTGCTCGCCCTCGTCCCGGGTGAGGGTGGCCACGGTGACCGGCGGAGGGTCCTGCGGTGCCCACACCGAACCCGGCCACGGCGCGAGGCGCCCGTCGCCGTCGTTCACCACGAGCAGGAGACGGGCGCCGGCCGACGCCGCCGCCGCGGCCTGCTTCTCCAGGGGTACGGCGTCATTGCGGCGCACCACGACGGCTTCGCCACGCGCGTTCAGCTTGGTGTACCCGCTGCTGCCGCCGTCGCCGGCGAACACCGCGTCGAAGTGTTGATCACCCCGGGGCAGCGGCGTCCCGGCCCGCTGTACCCGCAGGTCGTCGTAGTCGTGGCCGCTGGCCGTCACCGTCAGTGCGGGCTGCGCCATGCGCCACTGGGTGCCGAAGGCGAACTTGCCCTTCGTGACCTTACGGTCGGTGGGCAGCACCCAGACGCTGTCGTACGCGGGATCCGGGTACCACGCGTCGGTCCAGGGGTTGCCGCCGAAGTCGCGGAAGAGTTCGAAGCGAGCACCGTCCACGGTTGAGTCCTGCGGCGTGGTCGTCGTGGCCCGGCGGGCCTTGGTGGCGTCGAAGACGACGGTGCGGTCCTGGTCGAGGGTGATCTCCGGTACCGGCAGCACGCCGAGCCCTCGCGAGGATGGCCCGTTCGCGCCCTCGAGGTCGGTCCTGAGCCACGCCGCGTACGTGCCCGGGGGAAGCCGCAGGTCCAGGGTGCCGGTTCCGTCGATCTGCTGCTGCAGGACGGTGTTGTCCTGCCCGAGCAGGACGAGATCTCCCCCGGTCGGTTTGCCGCTGCGGTCCTTGGCCGTGAAGGTGAGGCGGTGGCGCACGCCCTCACGGCCGACGGCGAGCGAGGTACGGGTGCGGACCGCGCCGGAGGCATCAGTGGCGGTGAGGAAGCCCGCGAAGGGGTTGTCGGCCGGCACGCGGTCGAAGTCCGTGGCCACGGTCACCGAGGTGACGCCGCGCGCTGGGACGGTGATCTGCCGGGACGACAGGGTGAAGAGGTCGACCGGGCCACCGTCAACGGTCGCGGTGAGGTCGAGGGTGACGGGGCTGTCGCCGAGGTTGGTGTACCGGACTTCCCGTTCGACCCGGCCCTTGGGCGC
The Micromonospora pisi DNA segment above includes these coding regions:
- a CDS encoding S8 family serine peptidase, producing MLPPRLHGRGSIALFTALAVLAPSPALASAGPTDPPPLSSIASAAPPAPATTLTVTLITGEKVTATRTADGSLSPQVRDADGRLTGFTSSRAGGDTYVYPHGVLPYVSAGLLDKQLFNITELVADGYDDAHRDQLPLIVTYTDAAARSRTASAPEGARDVRSLDSIQGAALNVDRSETFWSSITGGEEKAARSTGERLALSGGIAKIWLDGKVEATLADSTAQVGAPQVWASGNTGQGIDVAVLDTGIDVNHPDFAGQIAATESFVPGETVKDVFGHGTHVASTIAGTGAASDGKEKGVAPGVRLHVGKVIGDDNAGQDSWIISGMEWAVRDQHAKIVNMSLGADPTDGTDPMSVAVNELSEETGALFVIAAGNAGPNPYTVGSPGTADAALTVGAVNGNDVLADFSSQGPRVGDRALKPDLTAPGVGVLAARSQDSPGEGWYRLSDGTSMATPHVAGAAALLAAQHPDFTGKQLKEALVSTTKAIAGLNPYQGGNGRLDIAATTAASVVATTSADFGYPEWPTAPKGRVEREVRYTNLGDSPVTLDLTATVDGGPVDLFTLSSRQITVPARGVTSVTVATDFDRVPADNPFAGFLTATDASGAVRTRTSLAVGREGVRHRLTFTAKDRSGKPTGGDLVLLGQDNTVLQQQIDGTGTLDLRLPPGTYAAWLRTDLEGANGPSSRGLGVLPVPEITLDQDRTVVFDATKARRATTTTPQDSTVDGARFELFRDFGGNPWTDAWYPDPAYDSVWVLPTDRKVTKGKFAFGTQWRMAQPALTVTASGHDYDDLRVQRAGTPLPRGDQHFDAVFAGDGGSSGYTKLNARGEAVVVRRNDAVPLEKQAAAAASAGARLLLVVNDGDGRLAPWPGSVWAPQDPPPVTVATLTRDEGEQLIARIRHERRVRLDVTSHPTTEYVYDLVHNYTGAVPADLAERVTPRDLARVDMSFRNWRSGRALEMRSGVTPSGTLSGIDYHEVPARGERTDWVTAGTQWSTNVQVPDEQSQQSAPTVYRAGSVQEERWFGPVQRPRLLTASTVFRGDGDAISALIPGWGDSGTAHEGSTSGNFAVDNVLRLYQGNTLVGETDRYQMMLGSDTLSPEPLPYRLVSENRRDAWAGPYSTATRTEWGFTSGRVSPGVLWWNPALIQLDYAIDTDVDGKAKRNADLTVTALHLPMATEASAIRTVTLDVSYDDGATWHHAKLQRKGDGWRTRIDAPRTAGFVTLRATARDGSGNSIDQSITRAFGLR